One genomic window of Spirochaetota bacterium includes the following:
- the rpsL gene encoding 30S ribosomal protein S12, producing the protein MPTINQLIRYGREKKRKKSKSPALRGCPQKRGVCTRVMTVTPKKPNSALRKIARVRLTNGMEVTAYIPGVGHNLQEHSAVLVRGGRVKDLPGVKYHIVRGALDAFGVEDRKRGRSKYGTRRPRA; encoded by the coding sequence ATGCCTACAATTAATCAGTTAATCAGATATGGAAGAGAAAAGAAGAGAAAGAAGTCTAAATCTCCTGCATTAAGGGGATGCCCACAGAAGCGGGGTGTATGCACTCGGGTTATGACAGTGACACCTAAGAAGCCGAATTCTGCTTTGAGGAAGATAGCTAGAGTGAGGTTAACTAATGGTATGGAGGTAACCGCTTATATCCCTGGTGTAGGACATAATCTCCAGGAACATTCCGCTGTGTTAGTCAGAGGTGGGAGGGTAAAGGATTTACCTGGTGTAAAGTATCATATTGTGAGAGGTGCTCTAGATGCCTTTGGTGTGGAAGATAGAAAAAGGGGAAGATCAAAATATGGAACTCGAAGGCCAAGGGCTTAG